The Thermoplasma acidophilum DSM 1728 genome includes a window with the following:
- a CDS encoding ABC transporter ATP-binding protein, protein MTAKLELRNINKSYGKFKVISDLSLTIEKGEFFVILGPSGTGKSTLLKIIVGIEQPDSGKIIIDGKDVTKLPPNKRNIAMVFQNYALYPNMNVFDNIAFPLRMNHFRNISRRVHETAQKLGIENLLDKKVTQISGGQQQRVALARAIVRNPALFLLDEPLSNLDARVRYAARNELKKIQQELDQTFLFVTHDQKEAEALGDRIGVLHSGKFEQIGSYEELYNDPKTVWVGDFIGDYPMNFIGEKGFRPEWAIIEDEGEYIATVDSVETVGGTYFLHCVGPEDSSIILKSETKYNAGDKVSFSIKKYKTFEEAQNQVQ, encoded by the coding sequence ATGACCGCAAAACTTGAACTTAGAAATATCAATAAATCCTATGGTAAATTTAAGGTGATATCGGATCTTTCATTGACAATTGAGAAGGGAGAATTCTTTGTTATTTTAGGACCTTCTGGAACTGGGAAATCTACTCTTCTAAAGATAATAGTCGGAATAGAACAGCCTGATTCTGGAAAAATAATAATAGATGGCAAGGATGTAACAAAATTACCTCCAAATAAGAGAAATATAGCCATGGTTTTTCAGAACTATGCCCTGTATCCAAATATGAATGTCTTTGACAACATCGCATTTCCTCTCAGGATGAACCATTTCAGGAATATATCTAGAAGAGTTCATGAAACCGCACAAAAACTGGGAATTGAAAATCTATTGGATAAAAAAGTAACGCAGATAAGTGGTGGGCAGCAACAAAGGGTGGCTCTGGCAAGAGCAATTGTACGCAATCCTGCGCTCTTTCTGCTTGACGAACCATTAAGCAATCTGGACGCGCGAGTAAGATATGCAGCTAGAAATGAACTAAAAAAGATTCAACAGGAACTTGATCAGACTTTTCTCTTCGTTACCCACGATCAGAAGGAAGCTGAAGCACTTGGGGACAGAATAGGTGTTTTGCACAGTGGAAAATTTGAGCAAATTGGATCGTATGAAGAACTCTACAATGATCCAAAAACCGTCTGGGTCGGAGATTTTATAGGGGATTATCCAATGAACTTCATTGGGGAAAAAGGGTTTCGTCCGGAATGGGCTATTATCGAAGATGAAGGAGAATATATTGCTACTGTTGATTCGGTGGAGACGGTAGGTGGAACTTATTTTCTCCACTGCGTTGGGCCGGAGGATTCATCGATCATTTTGAAGTCTGAAACAAAATATAATGCCGGAGATAAGGTGAGCTTCAGTATAAAAAAATACAAAACATTTGAAGAAGCACAGAATCAGGTACAATGA
- a CDS encoding carbohydrate ABC transporter permease, whose product MAFIPAIEAVYGSFHTATGKTSLYNYNFVFSTFGTSPIINTFIVTASALLLQFTVAFLVASLLSKPFRGRGVFSAIFLIPFGVATIVTGVIFHDIFSTFGGYANTVLLDLHLKPIDWTGSYGTSLLVLILADSWKNTPIVTLVLLSGMVTIPSDLYAQAMVDGAGPISRFFHITIPNMIGFIAIALMIRGISEFNIFAMALLLFPHALLTTMTYALFDTVNAYPADAGATILLAFVLVFAALVMFMRSRQGKVSSNGK is encoded by the coding sequence TTGGCGTTTATTCCTGCAATTGAAGCAGTTTACGGAAGTTTTCACACAGCCACCGGCAAGACGTCTTTGTACAATTACAATTTCGTATTTTCTACCTTTGGAACCTCTCCGATCATAAATACATTCATCGTTACTGCTTCTGCTCTTCTACTTCAGTTTACTGTTGCCTTTCTAGTTGCGTCTTTGCTTTCAAAGCCATTCAGAGGTAGAGGAGTGTTTTCAGCCATTTTTCTGATTCCGTTCGGTGTGGCTACGATTGTGACTGGTGTAATATTCCATGACATATTTTCAACGTTTGGAGGATACGCAAACACAGTACTTTTGGATCTGCACTTAAAGCCCATAGACTGGACCGGTTCCTATGGAACCTCTCTCTTAGTACTGATACTTGCGGATTCATGGAAGAATACTCCGATAGTGACGCTGGTATTGCTATCCGGAATGGTAACGATACCTAGCGACCTGTATGCGCAGGCAATGGTAGATGGTGCCGGTCCGATATCGCGCTTTTTCCATATAACAATACCAAATATGATCGGATTCATTGCCATAGCTCTGATGATAAGGGGCATAAGCGAGTTCAATATATTCGCAATGGCACTATTGCTGTTTCCACATGCACTGCTCACGACCATGACATACGCCTTATTCGATACGGTTAACGCTTATCCAGCTGACGCCGGGGCAACGATACTGCTGGCATTCGTTCTCGTGTTCGCTGCTCTTGTGATGTTTATGAGATCCAGACAGGGAAAGGTGAGTTCGAATGGTAAATGA
- a CDS encoding ABC transporter substrate-binding protein encodes MIKMTESQDYEEKKKPWGWIIAIVVVAIVAFSAGYFPFHSAKTTSSSVVNIEFYESVAASEAKFINDTLIPQFEAEYPGIHVTFVNVGSEDVSKDILAMEASGHVGPIVAGQDNLEIGQLIYSSHGNVLMNLTAMSPALMPSSLIPAASNLVQYEQKVFGGIYFFPFRGNVPLVFYNKTALSDAGISSPPANYTQLLQDAMTIHSKTGKDPIMIQGASTNGGHTGSSTATEMYQMMVQFGGNPLYLNDTGDIHAVEMLYNLSAYFSPDFKTGYWGSYRGLAVGNYSILDYQWPYVYNILTASPYNMTNSTLGVYPGPAGPVNANHVLGGDVLFIPKGATNIPSLEAFIRFLLGAQAQRETLLNLSWVAINQNAYRNLPKSESVIFTALEQAIATGVFLRNPTPWITEWQVIFCNDVFNPLFVTHSKTYSDIPSLLSYAHSQMYSYIAANYGQANATLYNNPNAYAPISV; translated from the coding sequence ATGATTAAAATGACTGAAAGTCAGGACTATGAAGAAAAGAAGAAACCATGGGGATGGATAATCGCGATAGTGGTTGTCGCGATAGTGGCATTCTCTGCGGGCTACTTTCCATTCCATTCAGCAAAAACGACAAGCTCTAGCGTTGTCAACATTGAATTCTATGAGAGCGTAGCAGCATCTGAGGCCAAATTCATAAATGATACGCTTATACCACAGTTTGAGGCAGAATATCCTGGAATTCATGTGACATTCGTTAACGTTGGAAGTGAAGATGTATCTAAAGATATACTTGCTATGGAAGCTTCAGGCCATGTAGGCCCAATAGTGGCAGGACAGGATAACCTCGAAATCGGCCAGCTCATATACAGCTCGCATGGAAATGTGCTGATGAATCTCACGGCAATGTCTCCGGCGCTAATGCCATCAAGCCTTATTCCCGCGGCATCCAATCTGGTTCAGTATGAACAGAAGGTTTTTGGGGGAATATATTTCTTCCCATTCCGTGGTAATGTTCCGCTTGTATTCTATAATAAAACCGCACTGTCTGATGCCGGCATAAGCTCTCCACCAGCCAATTATACACAGTTGCTTCAGGACGCAATGACGATACACAGCAAGACTGGTAAAGATCCAATAATGATCCAAGGGGCATCCACAAACGGAGGGCATACAGGATCCAGCACCGCAACCGAGATGTACCAGATGATGGTCCAGTTTGGAGGCAACCCGCTGTATCTCAATGATACAGGAGATATACACGCCGTGGAAATGCTTTACAATCTAAGCGCATATTTCAGCCCGGACTTCAAAACGGGATACTGGGGGTCCTACAGGGGTTTAGCGGTAGGTAATTATTCCATTCTTGATTACCAGTGGCCATACGTTTACAATATACTTACGGCTTCACCATACAATATGACTAATTCCACGCTTGGTGTTTATCCTGGTCCAGCCGGTCCAGTGAATGCGAATCATGTACTTGGTGGTGACGTTCTGTTCATACCAAAGGGTGCGACAAATATCCCAAGTCTTGAAGCATTCATAAGATTCCTGCTTGGCGCGCAGGCACAGAGGGAAACCCTGCTGAACCTTTCATGGGTTGCTATAAATCAAAACGCCTATAGGAATCTACCGAAAAGCGAATCCGTTATATTCACAGCACTTGAGCAGGCTATCGCTACGGGAGTATTCCTCAGAAACCCAACACCATGGATCACAGAATGGCAAGTTATATTCTGCAACGATGTATTCAATCCGCTATTCGTTACCCACAGTAAGACATATTCGGATATACCGAGTCTTCTAAGCTATGCTCACAGCCAGATGTATAGCTATATAGCAGCTAACTATGGCCAAGCCAACGCTACACTCTACAATAACCCGAATGCATATGCACCGATATCTGTATAA